The following are encoded together in the Salvelinus fontinalis isolate EN_2023a chromosome 38, ASM2944872v1, whole genome shotgun sequence genome:
- the LOC129838149 gene encoding potassium voltage-gated channel subfamily V member 1-like isoform X2, with translation MMSSSSSPAEFYRDRTSLLSMDSSVFYSEPPLVCGDPLDFFTINVGGSRYVLSQELLASHPETRLGKLALSTRDSALELCDDADFLENEFFFDRSSQTFQYVINFYCTGHLHVREELCVLSFFQEIEYWGIDELCIDPCCRERYYRRKELKESLDMRNEAETDESQDDDFNGAACPDLRQHLWDLLEKPESSRAARAFGTLSIIFVAVSIVNIVLISLDLGNVCGNGIGDESGGNDGGTPFFVDALEYVCVVWFTGELVLRFVCVRDKCRFTRSVPNVIDLLAILPFYVTLAVESLHGVSTELENMGRVVQVLRLMRSLRMLKLGRHSTGLKSLGLTITQCYEEVGLLLLFLSVGISIFATVEFSLEHDIPGTTFSSVPCAWWWATTSMTTVGYGDIRPDTTLGSQ, from the exons AGTGTCTTCTACAGCGAGCCCCCTCTTGTCTGTGGCGACCCACTGGACTTCTTCACCATCAACGTGGGAGGTAGCCGCTACGTTCTCTCGCAGGAGCTACTGGCATCCCACCCAGAAACCCGTCTGGGCAAGCTGGCCCTGTCCACACGGGACTCTGCCCTGGAGCTCTGTGACGACGCTGACTTCCTGGAGAATGAGTTCTTCTTCGACCGCAGCTCACAGACCTTCCAGTATGTGATTAACTTCTACTGCACAGGCCACCTGCATGTCAGGGAGGAGCTTTGCGTGCTCTCCTTCTTCCAGGAGATTGAGTACTGGGGCATCGACGAGCTCTGCATCGACCCCTGCTGTCGGGAACGCTACTACCGCCGCAAGGAGCTCAAGGAGAGCCTGGACATGCGGAACGAGGCTGAGACTGACGAAAGCCAAGACGACGACTTCAACGGCGCTGCGTGCCCAGATCTCCGGCAGCACCTGTGGGACCTGCTGGAGAAGCCCGAGTCTTCACGAGCGGCACGCGCCTTCGGCACGCTGTCCATCATCTTCGTGGCGGTGTCCATTGTCAACATTGTGCTCATCTCGCTGGACCTGGGGAATGTGTGTGGGAACGGGATCGGTGACGAGAGCGGGGGCAATGATGGGGGTACACCTTTCTTCGTGGACGCACTGGAATATGTGTGCGTGGTGTGGTTCACCGGCGAGCTGGTGTTGCGCTTCGTCTGTGTACGCGACAAGTGCCGCTTCACCCGTAGTGTTCCCAATGTGATCGACCTGCTAGCCATCCTGCCCTTCTATGTGACTCTGGCAGTTGAAAGTCTGCACGGTGTCTCTACAGAGCTGGAGAACATGGGCCGCGTGGTGCAGGTGCTCAGGCTCATGAGGTCCCTCCGCATGCTCAAACTAGGACGCCACTCCACAG GCCTCAAGTCCCTGGGCCTGACCATCACCCAGTGCTACGAGGAGGTGGGTCTCTTGCTCCTCTTCCTCTCCGTGGGCATCTCCATCTTCGCCACGGTGGAGTTCTCCCTGGAGCATGACATCCCCGGTACCACCTTCAGCAGCGTGCCGTGTGCCTGGTGGTGGGCCACCACCTCCATGACCACGGTGGGCTATGGAGACATCCGCCCCGACACCACCCTGG GGTCACAGTGA
- the LOC129838149 gene encoding potassium voltage-gated channel subfamily V member 1-like isoform X1 — protein sequence MMSSSSSPAEFYRDRTSLLSMDSSVFYSEPPLVCGDPLDFFTINVGGSRYVLSQELLASHPETRLGKLALSTRDSALELCDDADFLENEFFFDRSSQTFQYVINFYCTGHLHVREELCVLSFFQEIEYWGIDELCIDPCCRERYYRRKELKESLDMRNEAETDESQDDDFNGAACPDLRQHLWDLLEKPESSRAARAFGTLSIIFVAVSIVNIVLISLDLGNVCGNGIGDESGGNDGGTPFFVDALEYVCVVWFTGELVLRFVCVRDKCRFTRSVPNVIDLLAILPFYVTLAVESLHGVSTELENMGRVVQVLRLMRSLRMLKLGRHSTGLKSLGLTITQCYEEVGLLLLFLSVGISIFATVEFSLEHDIPGTTFSSVPCAWWWATTSMTTVGYGDIRPDTTLGKVLAFLCILSGILILALPIAIINDRFSACYLTLKMKEAALRHGEVLKRLARGSLGDSEVGGAARGGGVNLRDVYAMSVMEMLRLQGSERASTRSSGGVELWW from the exons AGTGTCTTCTACAGCGAGCCCCCTCTTGTCTGTGGCGACCCACTGGACTTCTTCACCATCAACGTGGGAGGTAGCCGCTACGTTCTCTCGCAGGAGCTACTGGCATCCCACCCAGAAACCCGTCTGGGCAAGCTGGCCCTGTCCACACGGGACTCTGCCCTGGAGCTCTGTGACGACGCTGACTTCCTGGAGAATGAGTTCTTCTTCGACCGCAGCTCACAGACCTTCCAGTATGTGATTAACTTCTACTGCACAGGCCACCTGCATGTCAGGGAGGAGCTTTGCGTGCTCTCCTTCTTCCAGGAGATTGAGTACTGGGGCATCGACGAGCTCTGCATCGACCCCTGCTGTCGGGAACGCTACTACCGCCGCAAGGAGCTCAAGGAGAGCCTGGACATGCGGAACGAGGCTGAGACTGACGAAAGCCAAGACGACGACTTCAACGGCGCTGCGTGCCCAGATCTCCGGCAGCACCTGTGGGACCTGCTGGAGAAGCCCGAGTCTTCACGAGCGGCACGCGCCTTCGGCACGCTGTCCATCATCTTCGTGGCGGTGTCCATTGTCAACATTGTGCTCATCTCGCTGGACCTGGGGAATGTGTGTGGGAACGGGATCGGTGACGAGAGCGGGGGCAATGATGGGGGTACACCTTTCTTCGTGGACGCACTGGAATATGTGTGCGTGGTGTGGTTCACCGGCGAGCTGGTGTTGCGCTTCGTCTGTGTACGCGACAAGTGCCGCTTCACCCGTAGTGTTCCCAATGTGATCGACCTGCTAGCCATCCTGCCCTTCTATGTGACTCTGGCAGTTGAAAGTCTGCACGGTGTCTCTACAGAGCTGGAGAACATGGGCCGCGTGGTGCAGGTGCTCAGGCTCATGAGGTCCCTCCGCATGCTCAAACTAGGACGCCACTCCACAG GCCTCAAGTCCCTGGGCCTGACCATCACCCAGTGCTACGAGGAGGTGGGTCTCTTGCTCCTCTTCCTCTCCGTGGGCATCTCCATCTTCGCCACGGTGGAGTTCTCCCTGGAGCATGACATCCCCGGTACCACCTTCAGCAGCGTGCCGTGTGCCTGGTGGTGGGCCACCACCTCCATGACCACGGTGGGCTATGGAGACATCCGCCCCGACACCACCCTGGGTAAGGTGCTGGCCTTTCTTTGCATCTTGTCTGGCATCCTGATCTTGGCACTGCCCATCGCTATCATCAACGACCGCTTCTCTGCCTGCTACTTGACTCTCAAGATGAAGGAGGCGGCGCTGCGGCACGGGGAGGTGCTCAAGAGGCTGGCGCGGGGTTCACTGGGTGACTCGGAGGTGGGTGGGGCAGcaaggggaggaggggtgaacCTGAGGGATGTTTACGCCATGAGTGTGATGGAGATGCTGAGGCTGCAAGGGAGTGAGAGGGCCAGCACACGTAGTAGTGGAGGGGTTGAGCTCTGGTGGTAG